TGGCCTTGCTGGCGCAGGGCGGCCGCGTCTGCGTCCGCCTTTTTGGGCATGAACAGCGGCAGCCCGGCCTGGGCCACGAACATGAAGGCCAGAACGAGCACAAGGGCCAGTTGCGCAAGAAAACAAGGCAGGAGATTGGACCGGCGGGGTTGTTTCATGGCGGCGCTCGCGGAATGATGGTGAAGGGGTGGGGATGCTGTATCAGTCTCCCGTGGGCAGGGTCAATGTTCGATGGCCAGCCGGGTGCAAGGGCAAGCCGGCGGCAGTCTGCTCATTCGCTTTTGAGATTGCGGGCCATCAGCCGGGACAGCGTCTCGCGCACCGGGGCGTTTTCGTAGAGCACGGCATGCACCGCCGCGGCGATGGGCAGGTCCACCCCGTGTTGCTGACCCAGCTGGAACATGGAGCGCGTGGTGGCCACGCCTTCGGCCACGGTCTTGCGCGAGCCGAGGATTTCCGCCAGGGCCTTGCCCCGGCCCAGCTCCAGGCCCACGGCGCGGTTGCGGGACAACTCCCCCGTGCAGGTCAGCACCAGATCGCCCAGGCCGGCCAGGCCCATGAAGGTCCGTTCCTGGGCGCCCATGGCCACGCCCAGCCGGCTCATCTCGGCCAGACCGCGGGTGATGAGGGCGGCGCGGGCGTCCAGTCCGGCCTCCAGCCCGTCCAGCATGCCCACGGCGATGGCCATGACGTTCTTGAGCGCCCCGCCAAGCTCCACGCCGCGCACGTCGGGGTTGGTGTAAATACGGAACATGGGGCCGGTGAGCAGCCCTTGCAGCTCGCGGGCGATGGCGTCGTTGGCGCAGCCCATGGCCACGGCCGTGGGCAGGCCTTTGGCCACTTCCATGGCAAAGGACGGACCGGACAGGATGGCGAAGATCGGCGTCAGTCCCGCCAGGGCTTCTTCCACCACCTGCCCCATGGTGGCCAGGTGCGCCACCTCAATGCCTTTGCTGGCGCAGACCACCACCGGCCGCATGGGCAAATGCGGGCGCGCCTGCTCCAGAAACTCCCGGCTGAACTGGCACGGTATGGCCAGCACCTGCACGCCGGACCCGACCAGGGCGCGCGGCAGATCATGCTCGATGCGCAGGGCATCCGGCAGGATGATGCCCGGCAAATAGACGTCGTTCACACGGGTCTGTCGCATGCGGGAGGCCAGCTCGGGCTCCCGAATCCACAGCGTTGTTTCGCGGCCTTGCCCCGCGAACAGCCCCGCCAGGGCCGTGCCCCAGCTGCCGCCTCCCAGCACGGTGATGCGCATGATCGTCCTCCTTACAGCGCTTCTGTGTACGTCGAGCGCACGCGGGATGCAAGACGCGGCTTGCCAAAGGCCACCCCCCTTGGCTAGGGGATCCGGAACTCCGGGGATGCGTGCCCCGGCAAAGGAGACTCCATGCATCAATTCACCCCTGCCCAACGCACGGTCCTGCGGCTGGCCCAGGATCAGCTGCCGGATTCCCTCACCCCCTATGCGGATATGGCCCGCCAGGCCGGCATTACCGAAGAGGAAGTCATCGCCCTGTTGCAGTCCCTGCTTGAGGAGGGGGTCATCCGTCGCTTCGGGGCATCCATCAAGCATCAGCAGGCCGGCTGGAACCACAATGTCATGGTGGCCTGGCGCATCGATGACGACGCCGCGCGCGACGCCGCCGGCACGGCCATGGCCGAGCATCCCCATGTGTCCCATTGCTACTGGCGGCCCGCCCAGGCGGACTGGCCCTACACCCTGTTCACCATGGTGCACGGCCGCAGCCCCGAGGAACTGCAGCGGGTGGTCGCCGAATTGTCCGAGCGCACCGGGCAAAACGATTACGGGCTGTTGCACAGCATCCGGGAGCTCAAAAAGACGTCCATGGTGTATTTCCAAGAATAACGACCACAAAGACGCGTTTTGCTGTCGCCAGCGGTCGAAAATCATGCTACAGGCTTGATCCGGGCAACGGAGGGAACCGAACCAGGATACGCCAATGCGATGGCTTTTTGCCGCAAGGCTGCTTTGTGTGTGGGCGCGGGCATGTTGCGCCGCGGTCTTGTTGCTGGCTGCCGTCGGGGAGGCGCAGGCCGGCAAGGAAGACTTGCGCGCCTCGGCGCCGGTGGTCTTCCTGCATTATTGGACCGACGACTTCCGCACCGGGGTGGATGCCATGGTGCAGGCCATGACCCGGCAGCATCCTTCCCTGCAGCTGCTGGCCCAGGGCTTCGAGCACGAGGCGTTCAAGAAGGGCATCCAGGCCATGCTGCGCGGGGAAGGCGCGCCGGACATCATTTCCTATTGGGCCGGCCAGCGCACCAAAGCCCTTGTTGAAGCAGACGTGTTGACGCCGGTGGACGACGTCTGGCGTCTGCATGGTCTGGACGAGGTCTTCCCCCCGGCCCTGCGTGAGGCCTGCACCTATGGTGGCCAGCGCTTCGGCGTGCCGGTGACCATGCACTGGGTCGGCTTTTTCTATGACAAGGCCCTCTTCGACGCCCTGCACCTCGCGCCCCCCCGCTCCTGGGACGAGTTCCTGGCCGTGTGCGAGGCCATTCGCCGCCATGGTCGCGCGCCCGTGGCCCTGGGCCTGCAAGGACAGTGGCCGGCGCAGTACTGGTTTGATTTTCTGCTCCTGCGCACGGCTGGTCCCGAGTTTCGCACCCGGCTGTTGAACGGAGAGGAATCCTTTCTGGATCCCCGGGTGCGTCGGGCGTTTGTGCTGTGGCAGGACCTGCTGGACCGCGAATATTTTCTGCCTCAGCCCGCCTTGTACGACTGGGCCGGGGCCGTGAAGGCCGTGCACGGCGGCGAGGCCGGCATGACCCTCATGGGAACCTGGGTTGTCGGGCTGCTGGAAGGCAAGCTGGGGTGGAAGGCGTGTGAGGAGTTCGATTTTTTTGCGTTCCCGGTCGTCGATGCGGAGGTCCCCCGCGTGAATCTGGGCCCTGTGGATCTGGTGGCCCTCACCCGGCGTGGCGATCGGCCCCAGGGGCGCGCCGCCCTGGCCGCCTTTGCGGACGTGCCGGCCCAGCAGGCCATGAGCCGGGGGTCCGGCGCCCTGGCTCCCAGCAGCCGAGTGCCGCCCGAGGCGTACTCCTCCATGCAGCGGCGGATTCTGGACGAGATTCGGACCGGAGACACCTGGGCCTTCGCCTTTGACCTCAATGCCCCGGAACGCCTGGCCCGGGCGGGGTTGCAGGCCTTCGAGGACTTCCAGACCCGCCGGCATGATGTGGATCACGTGCTGCGCGTCATGCATCAGGCCACGTTGCAGCGATGGCCATAGTTCCTGTATGAGAGGGTGATGCGCATCCGTCTTCGTCCTCAAAGCCTGCTGGGCCGCACGAGCATCATTGTGGTGCTGGTGGAGGCCCTTGCCCTGGCCGCCCTGGGTGTGACGGCGGTGGGTCTGTTATCCAGGGATATTGACCGCACCCTGGAGGCCCGGGCCAGGCTGCCCGGCCTGCTCATGAGCCGGCAGTTGTTGCGATACGAATCCGTGGCCGACAAGGCCGTGATGACCAACCTGGCCGGCAACGAATTTCTGAACGGCCTGGTGGTGGCTGCCGACGGGCACATCTACTTCGCCTCGGACAAGACTTTCGTGGGCCGCAATGTCTCGCAACTGGAAGACGGCCTGGCTGATCACCTGGCCGGCGTGCTCGATTCCGCGGCGGCGCAGGGCTCGGTGGTGCGCATGAAGACGGGCAACCTGCTGTGCATCACGCCCATCCGGGCTTTTGAAGGCGCGCGCCCGTTTTTCTACGCCCTGGTCATCATCAATACGGAAGCCTCCGCCCGGCTCAAGTCCCGCCTGGGCTGGGGGTTTGCCCTGGCCTCCTTCGGCTGCATCCTCCTCACGTCTGCGGGGCTGCTGCTGTTTTTTCGCCATGGCGTGGTCAACCCGCTGGGATCCCTGGAAAAGAGCGCCCAGGCCCTGGCCGCCGGGAAACTGGACGAACCCATCGACACCTCCCGCGATGACGAAATAGGCAGCCTTGCCCGGCAGTTCGCCACCATGCGCGACGCCATCCGGGCCAAGGTACGCGAGCTGGAGGACGTCAACCGCAAGCTCACGGAACTGGACGAGCTCAAGTCGCACTTCCTGTCCTCGGTTTCGCATGAACTGCGTACGCCGCTGACCTCCCTGCTGGGCTTCGCCTCCCTTACACGCAAGCATTTCCGCCGGCATTTTCTGCCCCTGGTGGGGGACGATCCGAACCTGGAACGCCGCAGCGGGCAGATCATGGACAATCTCCAGGTCATCGAGGCCGAGGGCGCGCGGCTTACCCGGCTCATCAATGACGTGCTGGATCTGAACCGCATCGAATCCGGCCGCCGTGTCTGGCGGGATAAGCCTGTCCGGCCGACCGAGGCCGCGGAGCATGCCGTCCGCAGTACGGCCATGCTTTTTGCCCTCAAGCCGGAAATCCGGTTGCTGGTGGACGTGCCGGATACCCTGCCCGCCGTGCGGGCCGATCCGGATTCCCTGCAGCAGGTGCTGGTGAACCTGCTGCACAATGCCGTCAATTATACGGAACTGGGCCAGGTGCAGGTGCAGGCCCGGCAGACGCCCGCCGCCGAGGGGCAGCCGCACACCGTGCAGTTCACCGTGCAGGACACCGGCCCCGGCATTGCGCCGGAAGATCAGGGCCGGCTGTTTCAAAAATTCGTACAACTGCACCCCCATGGCCGCAGCGCCGCGGATGTGGTGGTGGCCGGATCCAGCGGCACAGGCCTGGGGCTGGCCATCTGCAAGGAAATCGTCACGCATTACGACGGCGAGATCTGGGTGGAGAGCGCCCCCGGCCAGGGCAGCGCGTTTCATTTCACCCTGCCGATCTGGACCGGGCCGCCGCCGCTGGTCATTTGACCCCGGCGCAGCCCTGTGGCATCGCTGGCCCCACGGTCTTGGCACCCATCATCACATTTCTCCAAGGATGGCTTCATGAAATCCATGCACACGTCCCGGGAGCTCTTTGAACGCGCCCGCAAGGTCATTCCCGGCGGGGTCAATTCCCCGGTCCGGGCCTGTCTCTCCGTCAAGGCAGATCCGTTGTTCATCGCTGAAGGATATGGCTCCAAACTGCGCACCGTGGACGGGCAGGAGTGCATCGACTTCGTCATGAGCTGGGGTCCCATGCTGTTGGGCCACTGCCACCCGGCCGTGGAGGCCGCGGTGGTGGCCGCCGTGAAGAAGGGCGCAAGCTACGGCGCACCCTGCGAAGCCGAAGTGCTGCTGGCGGAAACACTGACGCAGATGTTCCCCGCCATGGACCTGGTGCGCATGGTCTCCTCCGGCACCGAAGCCACCATGAGCGCCCTGCGCCTGGCCCGGGGCGTGACCGGGCGGGCCAAGGTCATCAAGTTTGACGGCTGCTACCATGGTCATGCCGATGCCTTCCTGGCTGCCGCCGGCTCCGGCGTGGCCACCCTGGGCATTCCCGGCACCCCCGGCGTGCCCCCCAGCACGGCCGCGGACACCATCGTGGTGCCCTACAACAATCTGGACGCCACGGCCGCCTGCTTTGCCGCCCATGCCGGGCAGATCGCCTGCGTCATCGTGGAGCCCGTGGCCGGCAACATGGGGCTGGTGCCGCCTGCGCCGGGATTCCTGCAGGGCCTGCGCGACCTGTGCACCGCCAACGGCGCGTTGCTGATCTTCGACGAGGTCATCACCGGCCTGCGCGTGGCCTTCGGCGGGGCGCAGACCCGCTTCGGCATCGAACCGGATCTGACCACCCTGGGCAAGATCATCGGCGGCGGCCTCCCCGTGGGCGCCTACGGCGGCAAGCGGCAGTACATGGAACGCATCGCCCCCTGCGGCGACGTGTACCAGGCCGGCACGCTGTCCGGAAACCCCGTGGCCATGGCCGCGGGTCTGGCCACCCTGGCCGCCCTGGCCGCCAGCGACTACGCCGCCCTGGAGGCCCGCACCGCCGCCTTTGCCGGCGAGCTGGCCGACATCCTGCGCGCCAAGGGCGTGGCGGTGACGTGCAATGTCTTCGCCTCCATGTTCACCCTGTTCTTCACCGACTGCCCGGTCACGGACTACGACAGCGCCAAAACTGCCGACCGCGACCGCTACGCCAGCTTCTACACCCAGATGCGCGAGCAGGGCATCTATCTGGCGCCGTCGGGCTTCGAGTGCGCCATGGTCAGCTTTGCCCACACTGAGGAAGACTTCGCCAACACCCTGGACGCTGCCAGGAAGGTGACCTTCTGAGCAGGCTGGCCGTCTGGGCGTTGACCCCCCGGGGGGCGGCCCTGGGCAGGGTGCTGGCCGGCGTCCTGGATGCGGATCTGCATCTGCATCGGCACATCCCTGACGAGCCTGCCCATGCGGGCGAGGGCGTCCGCGAGTTCCGGTTCACCCGGTTTGCTGATGCCCTCGCTGCGGCCTGGTCCGGCTACGAGGGCCACGACGGGTATGACGGGTATGACGGGCACGTCTGCCTGTGCGCCGCGGGCATCGTGGTGCGGGCGATTGCGCCGCTGCTGGTCTCCAAACAGGTGGATCCGGCCGTGGTGGTGGCGGATCAGGACGGCCGGTTCGTCGTCAGCCTGCTGTCCGGCCATCTGGGCGGAGCCAATGCCCTGGCCCGGCGCGTGGCGGCCTGCACCGGCGGGCAGGCGGTCATCACCACCGCCTCGGACACGGCCGGGTTGCCGGCCCTGGATGTGCTGTTGGCGGAACGCGGGATCATTCCGGCGGGCCATGCCTCCCTGACGCCGCTCATGGCCGCCCTGGTGCGCGGCGAACGGCTGGGGGTGCTGGATCCCCTGGGCTGCCTCGATGTGGTGGCAGACTGCCTCGAACGCCTGACGCCGGACACGGCCGCGGCCTGGTCCGGCCCCGTGCTGCTGGTGGACTGGCGCACGCCCGGATTTTGCGGCGAAACGTCGCAGGGCAGGGCGGTGGTGGCGCATCCTCCGGTGCTGGCGCTGGGGGTGGGGTGCCGGCGCGGGGTGCCGGCAACGGCGCTGGAATCCTTCGTGCGCGAGGTGTTGGCCCGGCATGGGCTGGCTGCGCAGAGCCTGCTGGGGCTGGCCAGCATCGAGGCCAAGGCCGACGAGCCCGGCATCCTGCGTCTGGCCGAGGCCCTGGGCGTGCCGGCGGTATTTTACCCGGCGGCGGATCTGGCCGGGGTGCCGGTGCCCACGCCGTCCGCCGTGGTGCTGGCGCGCATGGGTGTGCCGTCCGTGGCCGAGGCCGCGGCCGTGCGGCTGGCTGACGCCTCCTCGCTGATCGTCCCCAAACAGATTGGCCCGGGCATGACCTGCGCCGTGGCCTTGAGGTCCTCATGTCCGAACATCATACATCCGTTCCCGCCCTGTTGACCGTCGTGGGCCTTGGCCCGGGCGATGCTGCCCTGTGCACCCCGCAGGCCTTGGCCGCCCTGGAGGCCGCCGAGCTGCTGGTGGGCTACACGCGGTACATCGGGCTGATTCCCGACGAGCTTCGCGCCCGCAAACGCGTCATGTCCACGGGCATGCGCGGAGAGATGCAGCGCTGCCAGCACGCCATCCAGGCGGCGCTTGAAGG
This sequence is a window from Megalodesulfovibrio gigas DSM 1382 = ATCC 19364. Protein-coding genes within it:
- the ahbB gene encoding siroheme decarboxylase subunit beta; amino-acid sequence: MHQFTPAQRTVLRLAQDQLPDSLTPYADMARQAGITEEEVIALLQSLLEEGVIRRFGASIKHQQAGWNHNVMVAWRIDDDAARDAAGTAMAEHPHVSHCYWRPAQADWPYTLFTMVHGRSPEELQRVVAELSERTGQNDYGLLHSIRELKKTSMVYFQE
- a CDS encoding NAD(P)H-dependent glycerol-3-phosphate dehydrogenase; its protein translation is MRITVLGGGSWGTALAGLFAGQGRETTLWIREPELASRMRQTRVNDVYLPGIILPDALRIEHDLPRALVGSGVQVLAIPCQFSREFLEQARPHLPMRPVVVCASKGIEVAHLATMGQVVEEALAGLTPIFAILSGPSFAMEVAKGLPTAVAMGCANDAIARELQGLLTGPMFRIYTNPDVRGVELGGALKNVMAIAVGMLDGLEAGLDARAALITRGLAEMSRLGVAMGAQERTFMGLAGLGDLVLTCTGELSRNRAVGLELGRGKALAEILGSRKTVAEGVATTRSMFQLGQQHGVDLPIAAAVHAVLYENAPVRETLSRLMARNLKSE
- a CDS encoding sensor histidine kinase, which encodes MRIRLRPQSLLGRTSIIVVLVEALALAALGVTAVGLLSRDIDRTLEARARLPGLLMSRQLLRYESVADKAVMTNLAGNEFLNGLVVAADGHIYFASDKTFVGRNVSQLEDGLADHLAGVLDSAAAQGSVVRMKTGNLLCITPIRAFEGARPFFYALVIINTEASARLKSRLGWGFALASFGCILLTSAGLLLFFRHGVVNPLGSLEKSAQALAAGKLDEPIDTSRDDEIGSLARQFATMRDAIRAKVRELEDVNRKLTELDELKSHFLSSVSHELRTPLTSLLGFASLTRKHFRRHFLPLVGDDPNLERRSGQIMDNLQVIEAEGARLTRLINDVLDLNRIESGRRVWRDKPVRPTEAAEHAVRSTAMLFALKPEIRLLVDVPDTLPAVRADPDSLQQVLVNLLHNAVNYTELGQVQVQARQTPAAEGQPHTVQFTVQDTGPGIAPEDQGRLFQKFVQLHPHGRSAADVVVAGSSGTGLGLAICKEIVTHYDGEIWVESAPGQGSAFHFTLPIWTGPPPLVI
- the hemL gene encoding glutamate-1-semialdehyde 2,1-aminomutase, whose product is MHTSRELFERARKVIPGGVNSPVRACLSVKADPLFIAEGYGSKLRTVDGQECIDFVMSWGPMLLGHCHPAVEAAVVAAVKKGASYGAPCEAEVLLAETLTQMFPAMDLVRMVSSGTEATMSALRLARGVTGRAKVIKFDGCYHGHADAFLAAAGSGVATLGIPGTPGVPPSTAADTIVVPYNNLDATAACFAAHAGQIACVIVEPVAGNMGLVPPAPGFLQGLRDLCTANGALLIFDEVITGLRVAFGGAQTRFGIEPDLTTLGKIIGGGLPVGAYGGKRQYMERIAPCGDVYQAGTLSGNPVAMAAGLATLAALAASDYAALEARTAAFAGELADILRAKGVAVTCNVFASMFTLFFTDCPVTDYDSAKTADRDRYASFYTQMREQGIYLAPSGFECAMVSFAHTEEDFANTLDAARKVTF
- a CDS encoding cobalt-precorrin 5A hydrolase, translated to MTPRGAALGRVLAGVLDADLHLHRHIPDEPAHAGEGVREFRFTRFADALAAAWSGYEGHDGYDGYDGHVCLCAAGIVVRAIAPLLVSKQVDPAVVVADQDGRFVVSLLSGHLGGANALARRVAACTGGQAVITTASDTAGLPALDVLLAERGIIPAGHASLTPLMAALVRGERLGVLDPLGCLDVVADCLERLTPDTAAAWSGPVLLVDWRTPGFCGETSQGRAVVAHPPVLALGVGCRRGVPATALESFVREVLARHGLAAQSLLGLASIEAKADEPGILRLAEALGVPAVFYPAADLAGVPVPTPSAVVLARMGVPSVAEAAAVRLADASSLIVPKQIGPGMTCAVALRSSCPNIIHPFPPC
- a CDS encoding ABC transporter substrate-binding protein is translated as MRWLFAARLLCVWARACCAAVLLLAAVGEAQAGKEDLRASAPVVFLHYWTDDFRTGVDAMVQAMTRQHPSLQLLAQGFEHEAFKKGIQAMLRGEGAPDIISYWAGQRTKALVEADVLTPVDDVWRLHGLDEVFPPALREACTYGGQRFGVPVTMHWVGFFYDKALFDALHLAPPRSWDEFLAVCEAIRRHGRAPVALGLQGQWPAQYWFDFLLLRTAGPEFRTRLLNGEESFLDPRVRRAFVLWQDLLDREYFLPQPALYDWAGAVKAVHGGEAGMTLMGTWVVGLLEGKLGWKACEEFDFFAFPVVDAEVPRVNLGPVDLVALTRRGDRPQGRAALAAFADVPAQQAMSRGSGALAPSSRVPPEAYSSMQRRILDEIRTGDTWAFAFDLNAPERLARAGLQAFEDFQTRRHDVDHVLRVMHQATLQRWP